The following nucleotide sequence is from Mesorhizobium sp. J8.
ATGAAGCTCATGCAGATCATCATGTTCGAGCCGACAAGCCGCTTGCCCCAATCGGCCTGAGGCACGACGAAGAGTTCCAGAACCACCGCCAGCACGACCAGAAGCGGCGCGGCGAGCATCCACGCCATCCTCCGACTGGTCGAAGCGCCCGGCACCGACAGCGCGCGGACCAGCGCGAAGGCGCTGGCCGCGAGCACCAGCGTGAACACGAATTTCGACATGAAGCGCATCGTGTGCATGGCGGGCATGATGTCGGGGCGTGGCCCGATGGTCGCAAAGAAGACCGCGGCCGCGATCGCCACCGCCACGCCGACCGCCAGCCACCAGGCCTTGCCCATCGGCATCGCCCTGTCGCGGGCATCGGCGTCGAGCGCTTTGATGAGATCCTCTGTCCTCATGTCACTATCGTCCAAACCTTTTGGCGATCGCGGCGAGGCCGCGATGCAGCGACACGCGCACCGCCGTCTCGCTGATGCCGAGCTTTACCGCCGTCTCGCCGATCGAATGGCCGTCGACCGAGATCGACGACACCACCGAGCGCTGCGCCGGCGGCAGCCCGTCGAGCGCCCGGTTGATGTCGCGCTCGCTCACCGTTTCCGCTTCCGGCTCGGCGAAGGTTTCGGCGATCTCGTCGATCTCGACCTCGATGCGCCGTCCGCGCCGGCGGAACGCGTCGATCAGCTTGAAGCGGGCGATCGCATAGACCCAGGGCAGCACCGGCGCGTCAGGCCGCCATGTGTGGCGTTTGACATGAATGGCCAGCAAGGTTTCCTGCACGACATCCTCGGGATCGACCCCGCCCTGAACGATCTTGCGCCGGACAAAGCCGCGAACGAGGACGGCAATCCGGTGCAGAAAGTCGGCATAAGCCCTTTCGTCGCCCGCGATCGCGGCCCTGAGCAGCCGGGAAAGCTCGGCCTCGTCCTTGCCGGTCACAAGAGTTTACCCCCGTAAGTTCGCGTCTCGGCCCTGGTTTGTTACGTGGCCGGCGAAATAATGTCCAAGCCAAACTGCCGGTAAAATCACGAAAGTTTGCGGCAGGGCGACCGATTGAAGCAGGACCACAATGTTGACTATGATAATCAGGTATTGATAGGTGCAGCCGTGCCTGAACCCTTGTCTCCAGTTTTGAGGACGATGCCCATGAAAATTGCCCTTTCCACGCTTGCCGGCGCCGCATTGGCGCTCGGCCTGATCGCCGGCCCGGCCATGGCCGAGGATCAAGGCATCATCGTCTACAATGCCCAGCATGAGAGCCTCGCCAAGGAATGGGCGAAAGGTTTCACCAAGGAAACCGGCATCAAGGTAACGTTGCGCAATGGCGGCGACAGCGACTTCTCCAACCAGATCGTCGCCGAAGGCGCGGCCTCGCCGGCCGACGTCTTCCTGACCGAGAACTCGCCGGCCATGGCGCTGGTCGAGGCGGCGGGCCTGTTTGCGCCGGTCGACCCCGAGACCCTCGCCCAGGTTCCGCAGGAATACCAGCCTTCGAGCGGAAAGTGGGTCGGCGTCGCCGCCCGCAGCACCGTCTTCGCCTATAACAAGGACAAGCTCAAGGAAGACCAGTTGCCGAAGTCGCTGCTCGATCTCGCCGATCCGAACTGGAAGGGCCGCTGGGCCGCCTCGCCGTCGGGCGCCGACTTCCAGGCTATCGTCAGCGCACTGCTGCAGATCAAGGGCGAGGCCGCCACCGCCGACTGGCTGAAGGCGATGAAGGATAACTTCACAGCCTACAAGGGCAACTCGACGGTGATGAAGGCGGTCAATGCGGGCGAGATCGATGGCGGCGTGATCTACCACTATTATTATTTCGGTGATCAGGCCAAGACCGGCGAGAACAGCAAGAATGTCGCCCTGCATTATTTCAAGAACCAGGACCCGGGCGCCTTCGTTTCAGTCTCCGGCGGCGGCGTGCTGGCCTCGAGCAAGCATCCCAAGGAGGCCCAGGCCTTCCTGAAGTGGGTGACCGGCAAGGGCGGTCAGGACGTGCTGAAGACCGGGACCTCTTATGAATATGCGGTCGGCAAGGATGCCCAGTCCAACCCGAAGCTGGTGCCGCTGGCCGATCTGCAGGCGCCGAAAGTCGATCCGGCGACGCTGAATTCCAAGAAGGTCATCGACCTGATGACGCAAGCCGGCTTGCTTTAGTTCGCGTTCGTCCTAAAAGGGCGAACGACCGTGCTCCCGCGGCAATTCGCCTTCCGCGGGAGCGTTTTTGTTTGGAGATCGCCTCGTCGATGACAGTCGACTGCGCTTCGTCCCGCCTGAGTGGCACATCGGACCGCTTCCGCCGGCCGGCAGAAGCGAGCCGGCGGCGCGCCTGATGCAGTCGGTGATCGACATGACCCCGGCAAGACTGCCGGTGGGCGGGATGAAGAAGCGCCGGTCCGCGTCGTGGATCACGCTCGCCGCGGCCTTCGTCTCACTCATCGCACTGCTGCCGCTCGGCTTCATCGTCTGGGTCGCGATCCAAACCGGCCGGGACACGGTGGTGGCGCTGATCTTCCGCCCACGCGTCGGCGAATTGCTGGTCAACACCACGCTCCTCGTCGCCGCCGCCGTGCCGATCGCCATCGTGCTGTCGGTGGCGCTGGCCTGGCTGACGGAGCGCAGCGACCTGCCGGGCAACCGCTGGTGGTCCTGGCTGTCGGTCGCGCCGCTGGCCATCCCCGCTTTCGTGCACTCCTACGCATGGATCAGCTTCGTTCCGGGCCTGCACGGGCTGTGGGCCGGCGTGCTGGTCTCCGTCATCGCCTATTTCCCGTTCCTCTATCTGCCGATCGCGGCCGCGCTGCGCCGGCTCGATCCGGCGCTGGAAGATGCCGCCGCGGCGCTTGGCCTTGGCCCGTGGCGGGTTTTCGCGCGCGTCGTGCTGCCGCAGCTGAGGCTCGCCATCTGCGGCGGCTCGCTGCTGGTCGGCCTGCATCTCTTGGCCGAATACGGCCTCTATGTCTTCATCCGTTTCGACACCTTCACCACCGCGATCGTCGACCAGTTCCAGTCGACCTTCAACGGTCCGGCCGCCAACATGCTGGCCGCCGTGCTGGTGGTCTGCTGTCTTTTCCTGCTCGCCCTCGAGGTGATGATCCGCGGCGAGGAACGCTATGCCCGCGTCGGTTCCGGCGCCGCGCGCAAGCAACAGCGTGCCCGCCTCGGTCGCGCCACCTTGCCCTGCCTGCTTTTGCCGGCCGGCGTCGCGCTGCTGTCGCTCGGCGTGCCCTTCGTCACGGTGGGCCGCTGGCTGATTGCCGGGGGCACCGAAGTCTGGCGATGGGACGAGATCGGCCTGGCCCTCGGCCAGACGCTGTTCCTCGCCATTGCCGGCGCGGTGCTCGCGACAATTGCCGCCATGCCGATGGCCTGGATCTCGATCCGCGCCCCGGGGCCGCTGCAGCGCTTGCTCGAGAGCTGCAATTACATCGTCGGCGCCCTTCCGGGCGTCGTCACCGCGCTGGCGCTGGTCACGATCACCGTGCGCGTCGCGCTGCCGCTCTACCAGACGCTCTTCACCATCCTGTTCGGCTACGCGCTGATGTTCCTGCCGCGCGCGCTGGTCAGCCTGCGCGCCTCGATCGCGCAGGCGCCGGTGGAGCTGGAGCGCGCCGCTTCCAGCCTCGGCCGGTCGCCGGTCAAGGCGCT
It contains:
- a CDS encoding NrsF family protein, translated to MRTEDLIKALDADARDRAMPMGKAWWLAVGVAVAIAAAVFFATIGPRPDIMPAMHTMRFMSKFVFTLVLAASAFALVRALSVPGASTSRRMAWMLAAPLLVVLAVVLELFVVPQADWGKRLVGSNMMICMSFIPLIGIGPLAVFLGMLRYGAPTRPVLAGAVAGLLAGGLAATFYAAHCFDDSPLFVATWYTIAIAFLTLLGAIGGRLFVRW
- a CDS encoding sigma-70 family RNA polymerase sigma factor; this translates as MTGKDEAELSRLLRAAIAGDERAYADFLHRIAVLVRGFVRRKIVQGGVDPEDVVQETLLAIHVKRHTWRPDAPVLPWVYAIARFKLIDAFRRRGRRIEVEIDEIAETFAEPEAETVSERDINRALDGLPPAQRSVVSSISVDGHSIGETAVKLGISETAVRVSLHRGLAAIAKRFGR
- a CDS encoding iron ABC transporter substrate-binding protein gives rise to the protein MKIALSTLAGAALALGLIAGPAMAEDQGIIVYNAQHESLAKEWAKGFTKETGIKVTLRNGGDSDFSNQIVAEGAASPADVFLTENSPAMALVEAAGLFAPVDPETLAQVPQEYQPSSGKWVGVAARSTVFAYNKDKLKEDQLPKSLLDLADPNWKGRWAASPSGADFQAIVSALLQIKGEAATADWLKAMKDNFTAYKGNSTVMKAVNAGEIDGGVIYHYYYFGDQAKTGENSKNVALHYFKNQDPGAFVSVSGGGVLASSKHPKEAQAFLKWVTGKGGQDVLKTGTSYEYAVGKDAQSNPKLVPLADLQAPKVDPATLNSKKVIDLMTQAGLL
- a CDS encoding ABC transporter permease, translating into MQSVIDMTPARLPVGGMKKRRSASWITLAAAFVSLIALLPLGFIVWVAIQTGRDTVVALIFRPRVGELLVNTTLLVAAAVPIAIVLSVALAWLTERSDLPGNRWWSWLSVAPLAIPAFVHSYAWISFVPGLHGLWAGVLVSVIAYFPFLYLPIAAALRRLDPALEDAAAALGLGPWRVFARVVLPQLRLAICGGSLLVGLHLLAEYGLYVFIRFDTFTTAIVDQFQSTFNGPAANMLAAVLVVCCLFLLALEVMIRGEERYARVGSGAARKQQRARLGRATLPCLLLPAGVALLSLGVPFVTVGRWLIAGGTEVWRWDEIGLALGQTLFLAIAGAVLATIAAMPMAWISIRAPGPLQRLLESCNYIVGALPGVVTALALVTITVRVALPLYQTLFTILFGYALMFLPRALVSLRASIAQAPVELERAASSLGRSPVKALWSTTVRLSAPGAAAGMAMVALGITNELTATQMLAPNGTRTLAMAFWSYSGEIDYASAAPYALIMVAMSLPMTWWLYIQSKRMAGR